In the Vallitalea okinawensis genome, CATCCTGAGCCAGGATCAAACTCTCATATTTAAATATAAGGTTTAAACCTGCCAGAAGTTCTGGCTTGTTTATATCCATTTGAATCAAAGGTCTTAAAGAAGTTCTTTAAGCTATTGATAGTTTTACATAATAGTACGTTATTGACTTTCCAAAGTTCATGTCGTTATCAGCGACGAAATATATCTTACCATTTTAAAAGATTAAAGTCAAGCACTTTTTCATATTTGTTTCCTAAGTAATTTCACCCATATATTTATAGTCCATAATTTCACCAAGATTAGGTTTACCAAAAACATATAAGGTATTAATTGTGTTTATAACTCTGTATATTTCTTATTTGAACCGTAGGCTTTTTCTACGGGATACTTCTTTGCATTTTGTTTCATCTTTAACCGAATAGCTTCTTTTAAGTCAATATTCAACTCTTCGCATAAGAGAATTAGATAAGTAGCAACATCTGCTATCTCATCCTTGATAGCCTCCGAATTGGCTTCAATAGATTCTTCTGAATTCTTCCATTGAAAGTTCTCTAAGAGTTCACTTGCTTCTATTGAAAGAGATATGGCTAGATCTTTTGGATTGTGATATTGTTTCCAATTTCGTTCATCACGAAATGCTTTCACTTCTTTAATAATATCTTCCATGTTGGCTCCTTACTTACTCAAGTCAATATGGCAGTAGCCACCAGGATTTTTATCCAGATACTTTTGATGATATTCTTCTGCATCATAAAACATCTCTACAGGTTGAATTTCTGTAACGATTGGTTTGTCATATTTTTTTTGCTCGTTCTCTTTGGATGCTTGAATAACATCTAGATCATTTATATCTATATAGTAGATACCCGTACGATATTGATGCCCCACATCAGGTCCCTGTTGATTTAACAGTGTTGGGTCAACGACAAACCAGAACTTCTCTAATAAATAATCTAACGTTACTTTACCTTCATCATATTTAATATATACAGCTTCTGCATGTCCTGTGTTACCTTTTTTAACCTCATCATAAGTTGGATCTTTAAGCTCGCCATTGGCATAACCCGCTTTTGTTTCAATAACGCCATCAATTTGGTTAAAATAAGCTTCTACACCCCAGAAACATCCACCAGCAAAAACGATTTCTTTCATTATTACTCACTCCTTTAACATCATCATTAGTTTCTATAACCTAATCTTATGATAACTTATATTAGAAGTCAAT is a window encoding:
- a CDS encoding nucleotide pyrophosphohydrolase, translating into MEDIIKEVKAFRDERNWKQYHNPKDLAISLSIEASELLENFQWKNSEESIEANSEAIKDEIADVATYLILLCEELNIDLKEAIRLKMKQNAKKYPVEKAYGSNKKYTEL
- the msrA gene encoding peptide-methionine (S)-S-oxide reductase MsrA, yielding MKEIVFAGGCFWGVEAYFNQIDGVIETKAGYANGELKDPTYDEVKKGNTGHAEAVYIKYDEGKVTLDYLLEKFWFVVDPTLLNQQGPDVGHQYRTGIYYIDINDLDVIQASKENEQKKYDKPIVTEIQPVEMFYDAEEYHQKYLDKNPGGYCHIDLSK